From the Cyanobium sp. WAJ14-Wanaka genome, the window CCTGCGTGAGCGTTTGATGGAGCGCTTACGGGCCAATGGAGCGATCTAATGGCTGGCGCCAGCGTTACCTCAGCGCGTAAGGCAATGGCGCTGCGCTGGTTGCAGGATGGTTACAGCACCACCGCGATCGTGACCAAACTGGCCGATGCGCAGGGGATTAGCAGGCGTCAGGCAAGGCGGATTGTTGCCACTGCCCACGCTGAGGTGGTGGCCGATCTAACTGATGTAAGCGCCGCTGATGTACTGGCCGGGATCATCCATCGCCTTGATGAATCCGCACGGGTTGCAATGGAACGCCATCACCCAGCAGCAGCAGTAGGTGCCCTGCGACTATTGGCTGAGCTGGTAGTGATACCTAACCGCAACCAGCACCAACAACCCTATGGCAAGCGATGGAGATGAACCAGCTCTACCAAGCCGCCAAGGCCTTGGAGCTAGCTGCTGCTGACCTGGGTGGACTGCTGGATGGTGTTGATGATGCAGAGCTTGAGGCGCTGGTGGCTGCTTTTGGGCCGCCACGATCCACCAGAAGGAAAACCTCAATTCGCCGTGATAGGTGGGTCCAGTGGTTAGCGGGGTGCGCTGTTCGCGTTGGCAGACCTGTCATCACAGCAGTGACGCAATCACCCGAACCCTAGCGATAGCAAGGGGTTTGAAAACAGCCAGATTTTTGGACCAAGAAAAACTGGACACAAATGGCAGTTTTGTGCCGCAGTGATACAAATTAGCGCCGCTCCGGCCAATGTCTGTCATAGGTGTCACCCATCACATCAGCGCCACTGCCAACAGGTACTGGCGATGGATCAATGAATCCAGGTATGGGGGCTTGTACCGGCAAATCACCAAAGACGTCAATGACATCCAGTCGTGGCAATGGATTCAAGCGATTTGCTGAAGTAATGCCACTGATGCCACAACCAGTCCGTTCAACGGGTGGCATCAATGGCATCAAGTCGTGATGCCATTGGGATCCTTTGGTATCACTGAATGGCATCGGTGACATTGATGATTTTTCAATTTGAGCACTATGCAAGGCGCGATAGGTCGATTCATTGCCGGTGCGCGCGGACTCGATGGTTTCAATCTCCACCAACCGCTGAAGTGATCGCGTTACCTGTTGCGCCTCGGGGCATCTGCCACGGTCACCCCATTCAGCGCCAATGGCATCACAAACCTGGCGCCTAGTCATCCATTCATTACTGGCCTCAAGTGCATCCAGCACCTGCTGCTGAACATTGGTGAGTTTCTCGAGCTTGCTGGATTGCTTTTGCTGCTGTTGCCACTGGCCAAGGTCGCTGACCTTGCGAAAACTGTTGCCATCTCTTGCAATCACCAGGTCAAACCCCTCACCTGAACGCGCCTCACGAACCAACCGCCGTTCGGGTGATGCCTTGTCTGGCTGCCCATTGGCACCCGGCAGGTAGTGCATCGTCAAAACAGTGTTTGCGGCACCGGAGATGGCGCTGTGGCCACTTAGCGCCTCAACACCAACTAGGTCAGCGGTTTTGTTGCAGTGGTGAATCAACAGCAAGGTGCCGCCGTTGTCGATCACGGCCTGCTTCAGGTCGTAGAGCGTGGCACCAATCTCAGGATCGTTTTCCCCGTGTTGGAGCGAACGTCCGATGCTGCGCAAGCTGTCCAGTTCAACCACGGCGCCAGGGTTTGCTTTGACCGTTTCCAGCAGTGAATCAACATCTGGCTCCGTCAACCGGAAACTACGGGACCAAACCAGCGCAGGGTGATCCCATAAATGCAGCGCCTCCAGCATGTCGGCGGTGTCGCCATCGGCCTGGTCATCAGTGACCAAAATCACCGGGCGAGTTACTGAGGGCGCAGGAAAACCAAGCAACGGCTTGCCGGTCAACACAGCGGCAGCAATGGCAACAGCTAGTCGTGTTTTGCCGACCTTGGGCCTGCCGCCAATGATCGTCATGTCTACCGCTGGTACTAACCCAGAGAGCAGCCAATGCACCACGGGCTTTGGCATCGCGGCGCGGTCTGCTGCCGTCAATGATTTGAATCCACCGCCAGTAGCGCGATCCTTTGCCTCCATTACCCGCTGGGCAATCTCTTGTCTGTTGATGTAGGCGGCAAGTCCCAGATCCTTTGCTGCCTTCAACAGGCGGGCACGACGGCGCAAGCTGTTGCGTTCTCGGCTGGCTTGCACCA encodes:
- a CDS encoding AAA family ATPase — encoded protein: MAEFTASSKGNPCPICSRTKDGDCRISASLVLCHHGSEHHPPAGLKPGDVVGKWAFTGNTADDRAATFTRHKPRHEPVEPPTRGAEAFWRYSGTFVVTRFPGKRILPLSWDGSRWIWRAPKGLRPLLLSQSLQQEPDATVLIVEGEKTFDAARRLLPGVIACCWSGGCKALSKTDFTPLRGRKVVLWPDNDDPGREAMAALAQVLDGIGAANVKAVANPDDAPKGWDLADADWTPEQASDWVKANTTAVERSNSKPAKTSKPEHKARPMSHTKAMACFDRCVVVQASRERNSLRRRARLLKAAKDLGLAAYINRQEIAQRVMEAKDRATGGGFKSLTAADRAAMPKPVVHWLLSGLVPAVDMTIIGGRPKVGKTRLAVAIAAAVLTGKPLLGFPAPSVTRPVILVTDDQADGDTADMLEALHLWDHPALVWSRSFRLTEPDVDSLLETVKANPGAVVELDSLRSIGRSLQHGENDPEIGATLYDLKQAVIDNGGTLLLIHHCNKTADLVGVEALSGHSAISGAANTVLTMHYLPGANGQPDKASPERRLVREARSGEGFDLVIARDGNSFRKVSDLGQWQQQQKQSSKLEKLTNVQQQVLDALEASNEWMTRRQVCDAIGAEWGDRGRCPEAQQVTRSLQRLVEIETIESARTGNESTYRALHSAQIEKSSMSPMPFSDTKGSQWHHDLMPLMPPVERTGCGISGITSANRLNPLPRLDVIDVFGDLPVQAPIPGFIDPSPVPVGSGADVMGDTYDRHWPERR